Genomic DNA from Chelonia mydas isolate rCheMyd1 chromosome 6, rCheMyd1.pri.v2, whole genome shotgun sequence:
CCGCCCAAAGCCTTGCCCACATTCAGTGCATTTATGGGGTTTTTCCCCCGTGTGGGTTCTACAGTGACTGGAAAGGTCCCCTTTCAGCCTGAAGCTTTTGTCACAGTCAGGACACtgatagggtttctctcctgtgtggattctctgatgcagAGCAAGGTATGAGCTCTCACTGAACCTTTTCTCACAGCCAGCACAGCTATAGGGTTTCTCCTCTTTGTGCGTCCGTAGGTGTTTACTGAGTATCGACTTCCGTCCaaagctcttcccacagtcaGCACATACATaaggtttctctcccgtgtggctTTTTTGATGCCTTCGGAGGTGTGAGTTCCGGCGgtagcttttcccacactcagcacAGCTGTGTCGTTTCTCATCTGGGTGGATTTTCTGATGCAGGTCAGGGGCTGTGCAGCTACTAAAGCTTCTcttacttttactttgtgtattcaGCTGTGCTCCCACCTTAGTTCCCTGGTGGGCAATGGTGCGGTTCAATTTCTTAGAACTTCCTTCACATACAGCGGATTCACAGTCTTTCCCCCCTGCAGGGTAAGCTCGCTGCTGTCCTCTCCTGCCCCGACTCTTACCAGCATCTGCCAGTTCACATCTCTGAGATGCCTCATGAGTCTCCGCTCCCACTGGCTTTTTCTGTTGAGGATGCTCATCCTTGTTCTCACTCACAATCCCATCATTAAACCCCCTATGCATCTCTTCgttgtggattctctgatgctgaaTAAGTCTCTCTCTCAGGATAAAGAGCTGGCCGCACACTGgacacttatggggtctctccaACTTGTGGACTGTGTAACGGTGAAGAACAAGGCTTGTCTTGTgtctgaagcttttcccgcattCATtacatttatagggtctctcctCTGTATGAATTCTCAGATGTATCTGAAGGCACTGTTGCTGAGAAAAGCTTTGGACACATTCATTACACTTGTAGGCACTCTTTTCTGCACAAGTTTGCTGACAATGCTTAACGAGGAGTGAGCATTTATTGAAACTTTCACCAGGTTCAGTACCTGTGTTTGGGCTCTTTCCCGTGCAGGCTGTCTGGTGGGTGCTGGTGTCTTTGGATTTCTCTAAACTTCTTTTGCTATGAGTGGATTTACTCCTGCCTGGAGGGTCTTCCCAGTGCCTCCCTGTCCTGCCCTGACTCTCACTGGCATCTCCCCATTCAAGGCAACAGTGTCTCCCTGAGAACATCCTTTGTGGTTCTGCTCCTGTAGATACTACTTTGGGGGCTTTTTTCTCCTTCTCACTCACCGTCCCAGCAcctggtgggagagagagagagaatccagatgtGATTCATTGCCTGTGCTGGGTGCAGAGGGGGCAGCAAAGGGATTTGTCACTGATCAGAAAACCTGATGGACAGGAAGCAAATTTCCCTAATATTTCCCTAGAGGAATGAGGAGAGGCCAGTTCTGGCTCAAAGTCCCGTCTGAACCTTAAGAAaaaggctgggggaggaaaaGGCTTCTGCCAGGGGTCAGGCAGGACAAGTGGAGCCAGGGGTGACTCCTTCCCTGAGGACAGGACACAATAGGGAGTGAGATGAGACAAGACAGAACAGGAGCAGTCCTTAGTGGGTTTGCTGGGATCCCAGCTTTTCCCTCAGCCCCAGATGGTTTCCCGGTTGGTGTCACTCATTCCTCACCAGTGCTAGTGCCTCTTGGGTTCTCCCTTTCCTTAGAGCCCTGGAGATCTGGGAACCACGGCTCTTCCCCTTGCTCCATCTGGGACAGCACATCTGGTTTAGCAATAGGAAATCCTGTTTATTGGAAAGAGGTACATGCAACACAACTTGTCAAGTATTTGTTGATCACTTAACAACaaagaacagcaaagaaaatCTTGGAATGAAGGGGAAAGACATAATCCATTTAGGTTGTCAAACATTCAGTATCACCTTTTGGCAAGCAGATTGTCTGGTGGGAAATGGGCTGTGTTCCTTATAGgagatttaggccatgtctacactacggggacGATAGCAACTGCTCACCCAATGAGAGGAGAGTCTCGtaattctcctgcatgacatctCTGTAGAGTTCCCTCTGCTTTTCATCCAAAAGAGCCCATTCATCTTCAGAGAAGTACACGGCCACCTCCTCAAACATCACTGGCATCTGAAATGACACGTGTCCTCCACTCAGCacctgcctgctctggccacaGTCTCACCACTCAGACACAAGCTGAGCAGCAAAGGGCAAAGccaccactgtcagtgcagcATTCTGGGGGGAGGAACCCCATTTTCCCACTATCCCAACCTCCTCCACACAGCAAGAGATGCCAGACTCAGCCTGCCCTTAAagctccccatccccacaggGCTCTTAGCCCCAACCCAGGCCACTGAAGCAAGCCCCTGGATCCACAAGGGAGCCCCACTCAGCACATGCTGTTCCTGCGATAGCCTCACCGCTCAGTAACGGGATGAACAGCCAGGGGCAAAGCCTGGCTACCTGGAGGGGCATGAAGTGAGCTATCCAGGATGTGGAAGGAGCTGCACATGCACAAGGCACCTCCCAAAAAAGCGGTGTGGTTATTTTATTGATGGGGAAGAAGGAAAGTTGGAAAGGCTGGTGAACGATGGAGGAGCGGGAGGAGGTGGGAGGAATGAGCGAGGACAGACAAGGAAACAGCACAGCCCGGCAGGAAGAACAGTGCAGACCATTTCACCACTCACCATAAAGCCAAACCTATGGAGCAAGACCACTATATCCTGGTCTCCTTCATTCCCCTTATCATGAGGAGCAGAAAGATGAGGTCCAGATAGGTCTAAAGGATGATAAAGATACCGTTAGAGGgatccacacagacacagacacacctgGACCTCACGACTCTACTAGGAACAGGGAACCACCCACCCTTCACACACCACTAGACAACCAAATGCTGTGCTGATGATTTCATAGAGGTTGCCTCAGGGACTCCCCTCCCTACTGTGCTATCCATGCTCCCCAACACCACATGCATGCCCACACACAACTTACCTAGTTGCCGTGAATACTGCAGCTTCTCTCTGAGGTCACAGTTCAGCTGTGGTCCTGGTGGTGGAACCTCTGTAACCTTGCACTGGACAGGGGCTCCATCATCTCAGAAATCGCTTCTCTTCCGATCACACAAACGGAGACCTGGGAAACATATTTGTTTATAGCTCTGTGTGAGAGACAAAGGTATTTACTGGGGGGCAGTGACAAGTAGCTCTCAGATTCCCTACTAAACAGAGTTACTGAAAGCTGATGGGCCTGCCACACACATGAAaggggctctgtgtccccccacATTTCCATCTTCCAGTTTTCACCAATATTAGTTGGGTTCTGCCCATTGATGACTAGAGCAGAGCCATCAATTTTGTATTTCTTGCTTGTAGCCTTCTGCCCAGATCATGCCTTCTTCCTTCCTGTGCACCTTTATTCTTCCTAGTGAACCCTTTCCACACTCAGGTGATGTTACCTCAATTCTGCCTTTTATTAGACTGGTCATGGCACCTAGGAATATCAGATCAGAATTGCACTCCTGCAGGTagttatttttttgctttttaatgaacattattattatttattggtattACCCTAGAGCCCAAAAGtcctagtcatgggccaggatcccattgtattaggtgctgtacaaagagagagaaaaatgacatTCGATTCCCAAAGAGCTTCCCTTGTAACATAATCTCTCTATATTTGAGGGGCATCACTCAAAGGGGTATCCAATTTTCTCATGAATCTGAATTAACAGAATTTTATTTAATGGAAACCTTTTTGTTTGAACTTCTCCCATATGCAGATTTAACTGTTCCTCTTACAGGATGTATTTGTCACATTCAGATCTAAAAGGTTTTGACCCTCAAAACTCAAGCAAGAcatgttttattttacatttcacatCGATCATTTGGACAAGGGTGCGTGTTTGCTAAGCCATCTCTTACTTTAGTGAGTAGTAATTTCCAAACCATGCTAGCATAACCAAGGTATGGAGTAAATCTTTACGAATTCCCTTGGTGCTTTTGTCTGAAGACATTGGCCAGAGGGCAGCAATCTTTAATTTCCCATTTCAGCTAGGGAGAAATTTAGATTACACTGACTAGTTTAAAAGCAATGCTGTCTGTCACTCACTTCCATAGCCTCACAGAGACTCTCAGAAAAGTAACGCTGTCTACACTCCAGAGTCTATGCTGGAGCCAGGAtggccccctagtgtagacacaatgaACACTGACAGAAGTTTTTCTGATGGCAAGTGAACACCTCCCCAGACAGCATTAGCTACGCCGttagcagcatttttctttcagcatagctatgttcacactgggggttttgtcagcatagcCATGTTGCTGAGGGTGTATGGTTTTTCAGCCCTGACTGACATACTGATGCCGGCATAAGTTTTAAgtggagaccaggccttagttccTCTTTTAGAGTACAATAAGCTCTTGGCTGCACACCAAGAAGTATAGCTGGTGCTCTTGCTTTTTCACTGTTTCTTTTGCCTGGAAGATTTTTACCTTAAACTAAACTTTACAGAAGCAATAACTTAAAGGGGTAGTTCTAGTAGATAACCCCAAAATTCCTTGTTGAATCTAATTAATACTCCAATTGTAAGGAGGTTAGACTGACTTTGCATTCACAACTGGAATCGCAAGGTTATACATGCCAAAGATAAAACTACCTAAGCATAACATAGGATGCTTTAATTTCTCACTTgcatttcacagaatcatagacatgtagggcggGAAGGGGCCTCAaagggtcatccagtccagtcccctgcactgaagaaGGACCAAATAAACCTCCTAGAACacccatgacaggtgtttgtccaaactgttcttaCAAGCCTAtgatgatggggattccacaacttcccatGGAAGATTATTTCACAGCTAAACTACCCTTCTAGCTAGGAAGCTTTTCTTAACAGtattggacccaggactgacccctgcagaaccccactagatgcaccctcccagtttgatagcaaacCATTGACATTTACTCTGAGTAATTTTTACTCTTTGAATAATTTTttcatccaccttatagtaatttcatccaAACCATATTTCACTCGTTTACACATGATAATGTTAtctgggactgtgtcagaagcccAATTAAAACTGAGATATGTCATGTCTAGTGCTTCCcctttatccactaggccagtaaccttcAGCCTGCTAAGTGCCATGGCAACAACCAGCATTAAaacttttttaaccttttacgaaaggaacagaaaaaaaaaataaaaaaacagttaagccatttgaaatataaagtattaagcAAGGCTTTCATTTCAACTGTATCCCTTATTCCATTTTTCCTTTAGCTGTAGAATGTTTTTagaaaaagggggaggaggaaactcTGTTCAGAAGTCCTTTGGATGGTGTTATGGATGGTAACAACattcctttttggggggggaaaggagaagaagTTAGAtgaaatgggctggagctgttgtttcTATTGTTAAAGTCTGATCTTGCTTCCTTGAAGACAGAACAAGACAAACGCacagaaaaaggaagaggaaagaacaacaaagatagaaaatgcagttcTGTCTCACATGCTGACTCTTACTTGCAACCCGGCTCTtggagaaacagaaaaaaggaaaaggtaCTTGGCTGTATTGTAAGGTTTGCAAATTCCTCATCCCAaaattgggattttcaaatctTCTTTGATTAGATGACATATGAACTTTTCTCATGTTAATAAAGATAAGAACTTACAACTCACTTTATTTATACCTAAAACAATTTTAACAGTGCTGCTGTTCTCTGTCTTGAGATGTTTAGAAACACACTACTCTTCTCACATTTTGACTGAATGCCCAGATGGGGTAAAGATCAAAAAACTCTCCCAATCCCATCCCCCACCTCTTCCATATTTAAAGCTGCACATGTCATGAACCGTGAAAATGTCATGCACAAGTGGTAAAATTTCCTGACTTGCAGAAATTTTAGCCCTAGTGGCATTTTTACCCCTATAtatttcctccttttaaaaagaagcagCCAGCTAATGTTCCTTAGCCACATGTGCATCCATGAGCCATTTGCTACACCCAAAGATAGTTAAAATATACCAGCATTTTAGTCTACAATAGACCTTGCCCACCAATATTTCACGGCCACTGAGGCAAtttagccccccccccgccccgagatcTAATCTGAATCACTAGAACTGTGCTGATTCACATACACAAAAACAACCACCgacatgttttgtttttccagtcaCAAAAATCTTGGGGGCTGCAACAGCCCTTTCCAAAGGTTTGAATCTCAATGTATAGTCAATGCAGTAGCAGCTTTGAATTCAGCTGGCATTCAGTTAAAAAAGAGCTACT
This window encodes:
- the LOC102937910 gene encoding zinc finger protein 184 yields the protein MMPVMFEEVAVYFSEDEWALLDEKQRELYRDVMQENYETLLSLGFPIAKPDVLSQMEQGEEPWFPDLQGSKERENPRGTSTGAGTVSEKEKKAPKVVSTGAEPQRMFSGRHCCLEWGDASESQGRTGRHWEDPPGRSKSTHSKRSLEKSKDTSTHQTACTGKSPNTGTEPGESFNKCSLLVKHCQQTCAEKSAYKCNECVQSFSQQQCLQIHLRIHTEERPYKCNECGKSFRHKTSLVLHRYTVHKLERPHKCPVCGQLFILRERLIQHQRIHNEEMHRGFNDGIVSENKDEHPQQKKPVGAETHEASQRCELADAGKSRGRRGQQRAYPAGGKDCESAVCEGSSKKLNRTIAHQGTKVGAQLNTQSKSKRSFSSCTAPDLHQKIHPDEKRHSCAECGKSYRRNSHLRRHQKSHTGEKPYVCADCGKSFGRKSILSKHLRTHKEEKPYSCAGCEKRFSESSYLALHQRIHTGEKPYQCPDCDKSFRLKGDLSSHCRTHTGEKPHKCTECGQGFGRKSTLTKHLRIHTGERPYKCPYCEKSFRQKFTLSQHQLVHLEERPHK